In Corythoichthys intestinalis isolate RoL2023-P3 chromosome 11, ASM3026506v1, whole genome shotgun sequence, a single genomic region encodes these proteins:
- the LOC130923893 gene encoding uncharacterized protein LOC130923893 → MISSLCLLGALSALIWLPGSLEAKSLLSAIQKEGLVPVGDVGIDPEKANDFLSHSRPKRNLDPKWYRGNPDFQSYYRYYSSIGHTEGLYEIDKLRMLYQQMRHLEQTYGPNASYFQNKLGVPQIMCDPTTDKKCKVVAPPPPPPMKGIPKVTEAPATTPPPLPRAPTISQADVLYLCNTKDPLCKPHIVYLPTGAVPVLCDPRYHPHCSPQKAPPAPAVAPQPPPPPKRFVPPPILVKKSPLPAPIRSFKGMEYDCDPYWDPDCLIDHPPRPLKGKVMGPPPPPVEEKEEPVEEPAPPPPPLIQKKGNPFPYYYAPQPYNPLDELYDPARFQYPQPEVPADEPETK, encoded by the exons ATGATTTCCTCTTTGTGTTTGTTGGGGGCACTCAGCGCTCTAATATGGCTTCCAG GTTCACTGGAGGCCAAATCTTTGCTGAGTGCCATCCAGAAGGAAG GGTTGGTTCCCGTCGGTGACGTCGGTATCGATCCGGAGAAGGCCAATGACTTTCTGAGCCACTCCAGGCCCAAGAGGAACCTGGACCCCAAATGGTACCGAGGGAACCCGGACTTCCAGTCGTACTACCGATACTACAGCAGCATTGGACACACTGAAGGG CTTTATGAAATCGACAAGCTGAGGATGTTGTACCAGCAGATGAGGCACTTGGAGCAGACGTACGGTCCCAACGCCTCGTATTTCCAGAACAAGCTGGGGGTCCCCCAGATCATGTGCGACCCCACCACGGACAAGAAGTGCAAGGTGGTCGCTCCGCCACCTCCTCCGCCAATGAAAGGCATCCCCAAGGTCACAGAGGCACCCGCCACCACGCCCCCTCCCCTTCCCCGTGCCCCCACCATCTCCCAGGCCGACGTCCTCTACCTGTGCAACACTAAGGACCCCCTGTGCAAGCCCCACATCGTGTACCTGCCCACTGGCGCCGTTCCTGTCCTCTGTGACCCCCGTTACCACCCTCACTGCTCTCCCCAGAAGGCGCCACCCGCTCCAGCCGTGGCACCGCAGCCGCCGCCGCCCCCGAAGAGGTTTGTGCCACCGCCCATCCTGGTCAAAAAGTCCCCCCTGCCGGCCCCCATTCGCTCCTTCAAGGGCATGGAGTACGACTGCGACCCGTATTGGGACCCCGACTGCTTGATCGACCACCCGCCCAGACCCCTCAAGGGTAAAGTGATGGGACCCCCGCCCCCACCTGTGGAAGAGAAGGAGGAACCTGTGGAGGAACCTGCGCCGCCGCCTCCTCCGCTCATCCAGAAGAAAGGCAACCCCTTCCCCTACTACTACGCCCCCCAGCCCTACAACCCTCTCGACGAGCTATATGACCCAGCCCGTTTCCAGTACCCTCAACCGGAAGTACCCGCGGACGAGCCGGAAACAAAATAG